One window of Medicago truncatula cultivar Jemalong A17 chromosome 2, MtrunA17r5.0-ANR, whole genome shotgun sequence genomic DNA carries:
- the LOC25488022 gene encoding uncharacterized protein isoform X2: protein MTMSMLLILIPLNIVASTSTKSNDAYNFIICLPTENHIWCGFWDIMAPLLETFYNYYKDDRHDSPLRRLWNRISHEMNHCLQCISQHHQAQDMYNTEYESTSIGPLLHILRKLDHERVTSHLSDINARITAQKYDSARDNAQVVIVLYEVLMFPILLDYQPLFTEFELFVEAIDNKHELALSGHQQFPGVYALLFCKRSVRSVGYRLAGSMGRVRTAADLEPLQPLLKKFIGCLEADALPLVVETSVPRTPLDRMSVWIGIKSLLGFLDPPAFEEGILENYPFFLDIVLNHISGDSLEFSHAVTCLRLLFEMLGCKLWLSSTLSPSVMRNTLLGQCFHIRNEKIHKDIFGLFQPFLQSLEALHDGDHEKQRRHFLYFLLHQVPVSSNFSILTRKLACQIALLIVHRGYKMNPPCPPFECAHMWGPSLVSSLKDSSLHSSLRQPAFDLIQTIIISDATALIYPVLNCCTTRSIDSSMECEFLKLDDESDDIWLPSIRDGEEQDCKSSWSEFNVQSDIASQECREWMCIPMLWADVLVDTSPSVLPLSFSKAVFWARSCFPMVEHESSAEMMLPVRSCLSSFAAEISSSYGWKVPTGSDDGGDGNKSNNSVEVLTMSFPLIRTFNRFTTHFLVQMRQEELRSRWIWEPLMSQSLILSLLDPNDDVRQFGKSMLEQVSETRGLSCGLKFLCSYRPSLCATILGLKHAMKLARLDSVLLKFHTLHHFWFLLCKLLKDEGVLGPQLPESSHGESRVSKFSSQGGFLKQPAFDSLHIDTDKHVINVELKIKEKFSCLLSEMAWPVFCRCLVKGKEFIDYNFCQMTCVRLLEILPVLVDKLCLFGEEELRNFTMLVKNKLGFKWLQNLMEWGKSSLKVVIVYWKRALTYLLNLFKGSCNNTSASAIMTIENLIMSDGYTLEELTEQVSRLSMSLSSKDSRNFQEGNVKLKSLVSKSLPFDKNFLSANIHSSSMEDKGLQILDSEVMTDKNDIETIVILSDDEAEPKVFPNAILPVSETGQNISDGNIIPHAAGNNLPASDREIQNVSYMKTSKETEETFQKKDTTAVFCHSSQKRDSANIRNKLAVTPDIDSKAPEICKREVISKSKDRVNLIKSSAEAVSTKNLNKIIDTVSSTANKILRDFRDSEDDPLETALKSVGRTQLYVPKPTSILKRKVIQLKTTLENRSACLHRVEDPTRRFKPPSLDDWYKPILEIDYFAIVGLSSARKDESRAVNKLKEVPVCFQSAEQYVEIFRPLVLEEFKAQLQNSFLEMSSWEEMFHGSLSVMSVERIDDFHIVRFVHDDGDSATCWSFSENDLVLLTKDPPHKSNHDVHMVGKVERREKDNNRSINIVCIRFYFQNGSSRLNQARRNLTERSKWHGCRIMSITSQIREFHALSSIKHIPLLPLILNPVNDSYCLDECKEADLSKLCQSLQQTLRSSFNVTQLRAISVSIGRAKQKKTVELSLVQGPPGTGKTRTIVAIVSALLASPSHKINGLKNPLNENMAQNSLSTYSRPKVDQSAAIARAWQDAAVARQLNDDVQSSSKSFGNCARQRVLICAQSNAAVDELVSRISSHGLYGSNGKMYKPYLVRVGNAKTVHPNSLPFFIDTIVDHRVAEERMHSKDGRNDLRVDSSAVLRSNLEKLVDSIRFYETKRANLRDVDSDVKSAMWDKTETSDAEIEMKLGKLYEQKRKLYKDLRNVQAQEKKANEETKTLRNKLRKSILREAEIVVTTLSGCGGDLYGVCTETMLCSKFRGPSEHTLFDAVVIDEAAQALEPASLIPLQLLKSIGTQCIMVGDPKQLPATVLSNIASKFRFECSMFERLQKAGHPVIMLTEQYRMHPEICKFPSLHFYDNKLLNGSQMSSKSAPFHETKGLGPYAFYDIIDGREAHGKNSGAMSLCNEHEADAAIEILRFFKKRYPAEFIGGRIGIITPYKCQLSLLRSRFLNAFGSSTIADIEFNTVDGFQGREVDILLLSTVRAGHSGTAASEINSSSIGFVADIRRMNVALTRAKLSLWILGNARTLQTNHNWAALVKDAKERNLIMTAKMPYQSLFKTAKNKRVFENSDNHARPSKHEKNVKDNGHNAPKKLVNDNDTLVKKNKSVSEVKDRNNDSRDENNFSVLGQNPQAKERDSKNKHISVKKDTTCVEGGREGKHRMKIRLGKTPLSKRQSKFQNSRTDLDHPVEKLGGGQASKPSESEKLAMHSRGDMSSSTEVTASSMKGCHKERVANNQDRASNQSMGAEISKRKQQREAVDAILNSCLISTKKDERSTEVSAKRSFSSSIANGNMKPPKKRSVRPDE from the exons ATGACGATGTCGATGTTGTTGATCTTGATCCCTCTAAACATCGTCGCATCCACCTCCACAAAGAGCAATG atgcatataattttataaTCTGTTTACCTACTGAAAATCATATTTGGTGTGGTTTTTGGGATATAATGGCTCCTCTTTTGGAGACTTTTTACAATTACTACAAAGATGACCGCCACGATTCACCTCTTAGACGGTTGTGGAACAGAATCTCTCATGAAATGAACCACTGCCTTCAGTGCATTTCTCAGCATCATCAAGCCCAAGACATGTATAACACCGAGTACGAGTCTACATCTATCGGCCCTCTTCTCCATATCTTGCGAAAGCTTGATCACGAGAGGGTCACATCACACCTCAGTGATATCAATGCAAGAATAACCGCACAAAAATATGATTCTGCTCGTGATAATGCtcaagttgttattgttttGTATGAG GTATTGATGTTCCCAATTCTCTTAGATTATCAGCCTCTATTCACCGAGTTTGAGTTGTTTGTGGAAGCTATTGATAATAAGCACGAACTGGCTTTGTCTGGGCATCAACAATTTCCG GGAGTATATGCATTACTTTTTTGCAAGAGAAGCGTTCGTTCTGTTGGATACCGTCTAGCTGGATCAATGGGAAGAGTAAG GACTGCTGCAGACTTGGAACCTCTGCAACCGCTGCTTAAGAAATTTATTGGCTGTTTAGAGGCAGATGCTTTGCCATTGGTTGTGGAGACTTCAGTACCAAGAACTCCACTGGATCGCATGTCCGTATGGATTGGTATCAAATCATT ACTTGGCTTCTTGGATCCTCCAGCTTTTGAAGAAGGGATATTGGAAAATTATCCCTTTTTTCTTGACATCGTACTCAATCATATTAGTGGTGATTCACTTGAATTTTCACATGCTGTTACTTGCTTGAGACTGCTTTTTGAAATGCTCG GCTGTAAGCTTTGGCTAAGTTCTACACTGTCTCCAAGTGTAATGCGCAACACTCTACTTGGTCAATGCTTCCATATCCGCAATGAGAAAATCCATAAAGATATTTTTGGTCTATTCCAACCCTTTCTACAG TCTCTTGAAGCTTTGCATGATGGGGATCATGAAAAGCAACGTAGgcattttctctattttctccTCCATCAAGTGCCAGTGAGCAGTAACTTCAGCATTCTAACAAGAAAATTGGCATGCCAG ATAGCACTTCTTATTGTACACCGAGGTTACAAGATGAACCCACCATGCCCTCCTTTTGAATGTGCACATATGTG GGGACCTTCGCTTGTCTCATCTCTGAAGGACTCCTCGCTTCACAGTTCTTTGAGGCAACCTGCTTTTGATCTTATACAGACAATCATAATATCAGATGCTACTGCTTTAATATATCCAGTGCTGAATTGCTGCACAACTCGGAGCATTGATAGTAGCATGGAATGTGAGTTCCTTAAGTTGGATGATGAAAGTGATGATATTTGGTTGCCGTCTATTCGAGATGGTGAAGAGCAGGATTGTAAAAGTTCTTGGAGTGAATTCAATGTGCAGAGTGACATAGCCTCTCAAGAGTGCAGAGAGTGGATGTGCATTCCAATGTTATGGGCTGATGTTTTAGTTGATACCAGTCCCTCAGTTCTTCCACTTTCATTTTCCAAAGCTGTTTTTTGGGCACGGTCTTGTTTTCCAATGGTAGAACATGAGAGCAGTGCTGAAATGATGCTTCCAGTCAGATCTTGCCTTTCATCTTTTGCTGCAGAAATATCATCTTCATATGGATGGAAGGTTCCAACTGGATCTGATGATGGTGGAGATGGAAACAAATCAAATAACTCAGTTGAAGTGTTGACCATGTCTTTTCCTTTAATAAGAACATTTAACAG GTTCACTACACATTTTCTAGTTCAGATGAGGCAAGAAGAACTTCGAAGTCGGTGGATTTGGGAACCACTGATGAGTCAAAGCTTGATCCTTTCGCTATTGGATCCAAATGAT GATGTTAGACAATTTGGAAAGTCTATGTTGGAGCAAGTTTCAGAAACTCGTGGTCTTTCTTGTGGATTGAAGTTTCTTTGTTCTTACAGACCCTCATTGTGTGCAACTATTTTGGGCCTAAAACATGCTATGAAACTG GCCCGACTGGATTCTGTTCTGTTGAAGTTTCATACTTTACATCATTTTTGGTTTCTTTTATGCAAATTACTCAAAGATGAGGGTGTACTTGGCCCACAGTTGCCTGAAAGTTCACACGGTGAATCCAGGGTGTCAAAGTTCTCTTCACAAGGCGGGTTTTTGAAGCAGCCAGCTTTTGATTCTCTGCACATCGATACTGATAAACATGTTATTAACGTTGaactaaaaataaaggaaaaatttaGTTGCTTACTATCTGAAATGGCATGGCCCGTTTTTTGCAGGTGCCTGGTAAAAGGCAAGGAATTTATTGATTACAATTTCTGCCAG ATGACTTGTGTTCGTTTACTTGAGATTCTCCCTGTTCTTGTTGATAAACTCTGCCTATTTGGTGAAGAAGAGCTTAGAAATTTCACAATGctggtaaaaaataaattgggtTTTAAATGGCTTCAAAATCTCATGGAGTGGGGAAAGTCATCACTAAAAGTTGTAATCGTTTACTGGAAGAGAGCACTTACTTATTTACTGAATCTGTTCAAAGGTTCTTGTAATAACACTTCTGCATCAGCAATCATGACCATTGAAAATCTTATTATGAGCG ATGGTTATACTTTGGAAGAATTGACAGAACAGGTCTCTCGGTTGTCCATGTCTCTATCTAGCAAAGACTCTCGTAATTTTCAGGAGGGAAATGTGAAGCTCAAATCTTTAGTATCTAAAAGCTTGCCATTTGACAAGAACTTTTTAAGTGCTAATATTCATTCTTCATCCATGGAGGATAAAGGTTTACAAATTTTGGATTCTGAAGTGATGACTGACAAAAACGATATTGAAACTATAGTCATTCTTTCAGATGATGAAGCTGAACCAAAAGTGTTTCCCAATGCCATTTTACCAGTTAGTGAGACAGGTCAGAACATATCTGATGGCAACATAATCCCTCACGCTGCTGGTAATAATTTACCAGCTTCTGACCGTGAAATCCAGAATGTTTCGTACATGAAAACTTCTAAGGAAACAGAGGAGACCTTCCAGAAAAAGGATACTACTGCTGTTTTCTGTCATTCTTCTCAGAAGAGAGACTCTGCTAATATACGGAATAAGCTTGCAGTTACTCCAGATATTGATTCAAAGGCCCCAGAGATTTGTAAGAGGGAAGTAATCTCAAAATCCAAGGATAGGGTCAATTTGATAAAATCTTCTGCTGAAGCTGTCAGCActaaaaatttgaacaaaattattGACACTGTGTCAAGTACTGCCAACAAAATTTTACGTGATTTTCGGGATTCTGAAGATGATCCGCTAGAGACTGCTTTGAAATCCGTGGGACGTACCCAGTTGTATGTACCAAAGCCTACttcaattttgaaaagaaaagttatTCAACTAAAAACTACTCTTGAAAACAGATCTGCTTGTCTTCATAGGGTAGAGGACCCAACGAGAAGATTCAAGCCACCAAGTTTGGATGATTGGTATAAACCTATTCTTGAAATAGATTATTTTGCAATAGTTGGTTTGTCATCtgcaagaaaagatgaaagccgGGCTGTTAACAAATTAAAGGAAGTTCCTGTATGTTTTCAATCAGCTGAACAGTATGTGGAGATATTTCGGCCATTAGTTTTGGAGGAGTTTAAAGCACAACTTCAAAATTCTTTTCTTGAAATGTCTTCGTGGGAGGAGATGTTTCATGGAAGCCTTTCTGTGATGTCAGTAGAGAGAATTGACGATTTTCATATTGTTCGTTTTGTCCATGATGATGGTGATTCTGCAACATGCTGGAGCTTTTCAGAAAACGACTTAGTTTTGCTAACGAAAGATCCTCCACATAAATCTAATCACGATGTTCATATGGTGGGAAAG GTTGAAAGGCGTGAGAAAGACAACAACAGAAGTATAAATATTGTTTGCATCCGGTTCTATTTTCAAAATGGTTCGTCACGTTTAAATCAAGCTAGAAGAAATCTCACTGAACGAAGTAAATGGCATGGATGCCGAATAATGAGCATTACCTCACAAATTCGAGAATTTCATGCATTGTCATCCATAAAACACATTCCCTTACTTCCACTCATTTTAAATCCTGTCAACGATTCCTATTGTCTTGATGAGTGTAAAGAAGCAGATCTCAGCAAGTTGTGCCAGTCATTGCAGCAAACTCTTAGGTCCTCGTTTAATGTCACTCAGCTCCGAGCAATAAGTGTTTCTATTGGAAGGGCTAAGCAAAAGAAAACTGTTGAATTATCTCTTGTTCAGGGTCCTCCAG GAACTGGGAAGACGCGTACTATTGTTGCAATTGTCAGTGCCCTTCTAGCTTCTCCTTCACATAAGATAAATGGTTTAAAAAATCCTTTAAATGAAAACATGGCCCAAAATTCTTTATCTACCTATTCAAGACCAAAGGTTGACCAGAGTGCTGCTATTGCAAGGGCATGGCAGGATGCTGCTGTGGCTAGACAATTAAATGATGATGTCCAGAGTTCATCAAAATCTTTCGGAAACTGTGCTAGACAAAGGGTTCTTATCTGTGCTCAATCTAATGCTGCAGTAGATGAATTGGTATCAAGAATTTCTAGCCACGGTCTTTATGGAAGTAATGGGAAAATGTACAAGCCTTATCTTGTGAGGGTTGGAAATGCTAAAACAGTCCATCCAAATTCATTGCCATTCTTTATTGATACAATTGTTGATCATCGTGTAGCTGAAGAGAGGATGCATTCAAAAGATGGGAGGAATGATTTGAGGGTAGATTCATCAGCAGTGTTGCGGTCTAATTTGGAGAAACTGGTTGATTCTATCAGATTCTATGAAACCAAGCGTGCTAACTTAAGGGATGTGGATTCTGATGTTAAAAGTGCTATGTGGGATAAGACAGAAACGTCTGATGCTGAAATTGAAATGAAGTTAGGCAAGCTGTATGAACAGAAAAGGAAGCTATATAAAGATCTTCGTAATGTTCAGGCTCAGGAAAAGAAAGCCAATGAAGAAACCAAAACTCTTAGGAATAAGCTGCGGAAGTCTATACTAAGGGAAGCTGAAATTGTGGTAACTACGTTGAGTGGATGTGGTGGGGACCTTTATGGAGTTTGCACTGAAACAATGTTATGCTCAAAGTTTCGGGGTCCTTCTGAACATACCCTTTTCGATGCTGTTGTAATTGATGAAGCTGCCCAA GCTCTTGAGCCAGCTAGTCTAATTCCTCTTCAGCTTTTAAAATCAATTGGAACCCAATGCATTATG GTTGGTGACCCAAAGCAGCTTCCTGCAACTGTCCTATCAAATATTGCAAGTAAATTTCGTTTTGAGTGCAGCATGTTTGAGCGTTTACAAAAGGCTGGGCATCCTGTTATTATGCTTACGGAACAG TATAGAATGCATCCAGAGATATGCAAGTTTCCTTCGTTGCATTTCTATGACAACAAATTACTAAATGGTAGCCAAATGTCTAGCAAATCAGCACCATTTCATGAGACCAAGGGTCTTGGGCCTTATGCATTCTATGATATTATTGATGGTCGGGAGGCTCATGGGAAAAACTCTGGTGCAATGTCACTTTGTAATGAGCATGAAGCTGATGCTGCAATTGAAATACTAAGATTTTTCAAGAAAAG GTACCCAGCTGAATTTATTGGTGGAAGAATTGGCATTATTACTCCATACAAGTGCCAACTTTCTCTTCTGCGGTCTCGTTTTCTTAATGCATTTGGATCTTCGACCATAGCTGACATTGAATTTAACACCGTGGATGGTTTCCAAGGTAGAGAGGTGGATATATTGTTGCTTTCCACTGTAAGAGCAGGTCATTCAGGCACTGCTGCATCTGAAATAAACTCAAGCTCTATTGGATTTGTTGCTGATATAAGACGGATGAATGTTGCCTTGACAAGGGCCAAGTTATCACTTTGGATTTTGGGTAATGCAAGAACTTTGCAGACAAACCATAACTGGGCAGCTCTTGTTAAAGATGCTAAAGAAAGAAACTTGATCATGACGGCTAAGATGCCATATCAATCATTGTTCAAAACAGCTAAAAATAAGCGTGTTTTTGAAAATTCTGATAATCACGCAAGGCCGTCGAAGCATGAGAAGAACGTTAAGGATAATGGCCACAACGCACCAAAAAAATTGGTCAACGACAACGATACCCttgtcaagaaaaataaatctgtTTCTGAAGTCAAAGACAGGAATAATGATAGTCGTGATGAGAATAACTTTTCAGTTTTGGGACAAAATCCTCAGGCCAAGGAAAGAGATTCCAAAAATAAGCATATTTCCGTAAAGAAGGATACAACATGTGTAGAAGGTGGAAGAGAAGGAAAACATAGAATGAAGATTCGCTTGGGAAAGACACCATTGAGTAAAAGGCaatccaaatttcaaaattcaaggactgATTTGGATCATCCGGTGGAAAAACTAGGCGGTGGACAGGCATCAAAACCTTCTGAGTCAGAAAAACTGGCTATGCATTCCAGAGGGGATATGAGCAGTTCTACAGAAGTTACTGCATCCTCAATGAAAGGATGCCACAAAGAGAGAGTTGCGAATAATCAAGATAGAGCTTCTAATCAAAGTATGGGGGCTGAAATTTCAAAAAGGAAACAGCAGCGTGAAGCTGTTGATGCTATTCTTAACTCATGTTTGATATCTACGAAGAAGGATGAGAGATCGACAGAAGTTTCTGCAAAAAGGTCCTTTTCCTCATCTATTGCAAACGGGAATATGAAACCACCTAAGAAAAGAAGTG